The following coding sequences lie in one Hydrogenophaga sp. PBL-H3 genomic window:
- a CDS encoding patatin-like phospholipase family protein, with protein MTKTSRPTRKPACRTAGGKLPIDLALQGGGSHGAFTWGVLDRLLEEESLEISAISGTSAGAMNAVALAAGLMDGGREGARRVLRQFWTRVAEISPFHKLQSGPLGAAFGPAQALMAPWLAPFKQFNAALGSQLSPYQLNPLNLNPLRDILVETVDFKRVCACHKTRLFISATQVRTGALRVFGQHELTADMVMASACLPLLFQAVEIDGEAYWDGGYAGNPSLLPLITDSPADDLLLVQINPVLRDDVPRSASDILDRINEVTFNASLLKEMRSIALLKQLIDGEGRAGQRHRQPLFKRVQDLRVHLIDGGESLSSLGAASKTETQWAFLSKLNELGHAAAGRWLAANGHHLGERGSFDLAGVLEG; from the coding sequence ATGACCAAGACATCCCGCCCCACCCGCAAACCTGCCTGCCGCACGGCGGGCGGCAAACTGCCGATTGACCTGGCGCTGCAAGGCGGCGGCTCGCACGGCGCCTTCACCTGGGGAGTGCTCGACCGCTTGCTGGAAGAGGAGTCGCTGGAGATCTCCGCCATCAGCGGCACCAGCGCGGGCGCCATGAACGCCGTGGCCCTGGCCGCAGGCCTCATGGACGGCGGGCGCGAAGGCGCGCGGCGCGTGCTGCGCCAGTTCTGGACGCGCGTGGCCGAGATCTCACCTTTTCACAAGCTGCAAAGCGGGCCGCTGGGCGCCGCGTTTGGCCCGGCGCAGGCGCTCATGGCGCCGTGGCTGGCGCCGTTCAAACAATTCAACGCCGCGCTGGGCAGCCAGCTCTCGCCCTACCAGCTCAACCCGCTCAACCTCAACCCGCTGCGCGACATCCTGGTGGAGACGGTGGACTTCAAGCGCGTGTGCGCCTGCCACAAGACCCGGCTCTTCATCTCGGCCACGCAGGTGCGCACAGGCGCGCTGCGCGTGTTCGGCCAGCACGAACTCACCGCCGACATGGTGATGGCCTCGGCCTGCCTGCCGCTGCTGTTCCAGGCGGTGGAGATCGACGGCGAAGCCTACTGGGACGGTGGTTACGCGGGCAACCCCTCGCTGCTGCCGCTGATCACCGACAGCCCGGCCGACGACTTGCTGCTGGTGCAGATCAACCCGGTGTTGCGCGACGACGTGCCGCGCAGCGCCAGCGACATCCTGGACCGCATCAACGAAGTGACCTTCAACGCCAGCCTGCTCAAGGAGATGCGCAGCATCGCCCTGCTCAAGCAGCTCATCGACGGCGAAGGCCGCGCGGGCCAGCGCCACCGCCAGCCGCTGTTCAAGCGCGTGCAGGACCTGCGCGTGCACCTGATCGACGGTGGCGAATCGCTCAGCTCGCTGGGTGCGGCGAGCAAGACCGAAACGCAGTGGGCCTTTCTCTCGAAGCTGAACGAACTCGGCCACGCGGCGGCCGGGCGCTGGCTGGCCGCCAACGGGCATCACCTGGGTGAACGCGGCAGCTTTGATCTGGCGGGGGTGCTGGAGGGTTGA